One part of the Eucalyptus grandis isolate ANBG69807.140 chromosome 10, ASM1654582v1, whole genome shotgun sequence genome encodes these proteins:
- the LOC104452030 gene encoding G-type lectin S-receptor-like serine/threonine-protein kinase At4g27290, translating into MKAIVALSMCLVLFSCNALVSNALDTITTNKSIQDGESLISAGGTFELGFFSRGDPPKRYLGIWFKKITTMTIVWVANRVAPLADASSTLRVTSHGSLVLFDGNGSDIWSSNLSIPVRNPVAQLLDSGNLVVRDAEGSDPNNFLWQSFDYPTDTLLAGMKIGRNRTSGFNRYLTSWKSIDGPSPGNFTFQLDPNGYPQELLKQGSDIKFRTGPWNGLRWSGTPYLNPNPYYGYEFVLNEEEMYYRFLYKSVTSRLVLMTNGIIQRFAWIDRTQGWMLYITSPIDQCDNYASCGTYASCRVDTSPVCRCLKGFVPRFSQEWDMLDWSNGCVRRNPLDCETDIFVKYSWLKLPDTRFSWFNESMNLQECQVLCMKKCSCMAYSNLDIRNGGSGCLLWFGKLIDIRGYSDYGQELYIRMAASESALPPSHQKKHKLVIGLAVSLGSVFLILVLTICVLQRKKKKMKLPEDKRDSFESGDNCENKKEDLELPLFDLSTVAVATNYFSTDSKIGEGGFGPVYKGVLRGGKEIAVKMLSRNSRQGLHEFKNEVLYVSKLQHRNLVKLLGCCIEEENLLIYEFMPNRSLDLFLFDPTQRKQLDCSARFNIINGIARGLLYLHQDSRLRIIHRDVKASNVLLDCEMNPKISDFGLAKSFAGNETQANTNKVVGTYGYMSPEYVLDGVFSTKSDVFSYGVLVLEIVSGKRNRGFHHPDHHHNLLGHAWRLFTEGKSVQLLDKLVQNSCSTSEALRSIHIGLLCVQRCPNDRPSMSAVVMMLGSDIELPLPKEPGFFNERNLLQENTSQSQPNEITMTLLSAR; encoded by the exons ATGAAAGCTATTGTGGCACTTTCCATGTGTCTTGTTCTCTTCTCTTGTAATGCCCTTGTTTCCAATGCACTAGATACCATAACAACAAATAAGTCGATTCAAGACGGCGAGAGCCTAATCTCTGCTGGTGGGACATTTGAGCTGGGGTTCTTCAGTAGGGGGGATCCGCCAAAGCGATATCTGGGAATATGGTtcaagaaaataaccacaatgACAATAGTGTGGGTTGCAAATAGAGTCGCACCCCTTGCGGATGCATCAAGCACTTTGAGGGTTACTAGCCATGGAAGTCTCGTCCTTTTCGATGGGAATGGAAGTGATATCTGGTCATCAAACTTGTCAATACCGGTGCGTAATCCAGTTGCACAGCTCTTGGATTCAGGAAATCTGGTTGTGAGAGATGCAGAAGGCAGTGATCCCAATAATTTCCTGTGGCAGAGTTTTGACTATCCTACAGATACACTTCTAGCTGGTATGAAGATCGGACGGAATAGAACATCAGGCTTCAATCGTTATTTAACATCATGGAAGAGCATTGATGGTCCTTCCCCAGGCAACTTCACGTTTCAACTTGATCCGAATGGCTACCCACAAGAACTATTGAAGCAGGGTTCTGACATCAAGTTCAGGACAGGACCATGGAATGGTCTTCGATGGAGTGGCACACCTTATTTAAATCCAAACCCCTACTACGGGTATGAATTTGTGTTAAATGAAGAAGAGATGTACTACCGCTTCCTCTACAAATCGGTCACTTCCAGGCTGGTATTGATGACCAATGGCATCATACAGCGATTCGCTTGGATTGACCGAACGCAGGGTTGGATGCTTTACATCACCTCGCCAATAGACCAATGTGACAACTATGCATCATGTGGTACCTATGCTAGCTGCAGGGTCGATACTTCCCCAGTGTGTAGGTGCTTGAAAGGCTTCGTGCCTCGATTTTCTCAAGAATGGGATATGTTGGATTGGTCAAATGGGTGTGTGAGAAGAAATCCTTTGGATTGTGAAACGGACATATTTGTGAAGTATTCTTGGTTAAAATTGCCTGATACTCGGTTTTCGTGGTTTAACGAGAGCATGAATCTTCAGGAATGCCAAGTACTTTGCATGAAAAAATGTTCCTGTATGGCTTATTCGAACTTAGACATCCGAAATGGAGGAAGTGGTTGTTTGCTGTGGTTCGGCAAGCTGATTGACATTAGAGGGTACAGCGACTACGGGCAGGAACTCTACATCCGGATGGCTGCGTCAGAATCAG CTTTACCACCGTCACACCAAAAGAAGCATAAGCTGGTCATAGGCTTGGCAGTTTCTCTCGGGTCTGTTTTCCTCATTCTGGTTCTCACCATCTGTGTTCTACAacgcaagaagaagaaaatgaagcttCCTGAAG ATAAAAGGGACAGTTTTGAATCAGGAGACAACTGTGAAAACAAGAAGGAAGATCTTGAGTTGCCACTATTTGACTTGTCTACAGTAGCTGTCGCTACCAATTACTTTTCGACCGACAGTAAGATTGGAGAAGGTGGTTTTGGACCTGTCTACAAG GGTGTGTTGAGGGGTGGTAAAGAAATTGCCGTGAAGATGCTGTCAAGGAACTCAAGACAAGGGCTGCATGAGTTTAAAAATGAAGTTCTATACGTTTCCAAGCTGCAACACCGGAACCTAGTGAAGCTTCTAGGATGTTGcattgaggaagaaaatcttttgatctATGAATTCATGCCCAATAGGAGCTTGGACTTATTTCTCTTTG ATCCAACGCAGAGGAAGCAACTGGACTGTTCAGCTCGTTTCAACATCATCAATGGAATTGCCAGGGGACTTCTTTACCTTCATCAAGATTCCAGACTCAGGATTATTCACAGAGATGTAAAAGCTAGCAATGTATTGTTAGATTGTGAGATGAACCCTAAGATCTCTGATTTTGGCTTGGCTAAAAGCTTCGCAGGGAATGAGACACAGGCAAATACTAACAAAGTGGTTGGAACATA TGGTTACATGTCTCCAGAATATGTTCTTGatggagttttctcaacaaaatcCGATGTCTTTAGCTATGGTGTATTGGTGCTCGAGATTGTAAGTGGGAAGAGAAACAGAGGGTTTCATCATCCAGACCACCATCATAATCTCCTTGGACAT GCCTGGAGACTGTTCACAGAAGGCAAGTCCGTGCAGTTGCTCGATAAGTTGGTCCAGAATTCGTGCAGTACTTCTGAAGCATTACGCTCTATTCATATTGGCCTATTGTGCGTGCAGCGATGCCCCAATGATAGGCCGAGTATGTCCGCAGTGGTTATGATGCTGGGAAGCGACATTGAATTGCCTCTTCCAAAAGAGCCGGGGTTTTTTAACGAAAGGAATCTACTCCAAGAAAACACTTCACAAAGTCAACCAAACGAAATCACCATGACACTGTTATCTGCTCGATAA